A genome region from Sphingobacteriaceae bacterium GW460-11-11-14-LB5 includes the following:
- a CDS encoding TonB-dependent receptor translates to MLKFRLILFLLIAACSFAVAQPLVRVSGIVYSDEKLPLSQVTVIVLGQAQSTITDEFGVYTIYSKSRTFSIKYSLLGYQPQTIKFSERSGSRITKQVNLIANINELEQVNITNKQNQLSNTTTINIADVSSMPLVSGNFETLLKTLPGVSTNNELSAQYSVRGGNFDENLIYINDVEINRPVLIRNGQQEGLSFINSDLVSKAKFSAGGFEAKYGDKLSSILDIRYDKPDSNQTIFSTSLLNTSLTTKRIFKNSFLLAGLRYKNNSSVLIKQDEKGSYSPNFADAQLLYQYDFSPKFNISFLGSFNLGQFKLVPTNRETQFGTLNTTLRLNVDYTGQEIDDYRTLGSAVTATYSPKANLVIKFINSYFSTIERERFDINGSYVFDEVDNTFSGENFGVVNKNRGIGSYYNYGRNSLNTQIFASEIKVDQNFNNHVFSWGIKFDQSKYDDHLNEYNYTDSAGFILPNNSKNITLQNVINVQNNIDIKNYSAYIQDSYSLSNSAELQLGARATYSSLSKQLLISPRMLIAYRPNSNNKILRFSAGVYKQPPSYRTIRDFSGVLNIDQKAQSSYNTSLGYEYAFDAFGTRLKFTSEAYFKYSDRLIPYKIDNLRIKYLANEVSRGYAYGADFSIGGEFVKDLVSYFRMSVMHANEDIIGDSYVQNGTTIYPGYLKRPTDQRLNFSIFFQDKLLNSPTYKVHLNALYGSRLPIGPSQTPRYLDKFFIPSYKRVDIGFSKDFLDDAALHKPKFLDKNFSSVILFFEVFNMLNIDNTVSYLWLKDVDNVQYAIPNYLTGRQFNLKLIVKLKNKP, encoded by the coding sequence ATGCTCAAATTTCGGCTAATCCTTTTCCTTTTAATTGCTGCTTGCAGTTTTGCTGTTGCACAGCCTTTAGTTAGGGTTTCGGGGATAGTTTACAGTGATGAAAAGTTGCCATTATCGCAGGTGACCGTTATCGTTCTGGGGCAGGCACAATCAACCATTACAGATGAATTTGGTGTATACACCATTTATTCAAAATCGAGAACCTTTAGTATTAAATATTCGCTTTTGGGCTACCAGCCTCAAACCATAAAATTTAGCGAGCGGTCTGGCTCACGGATTACCAAACAGGTAAATTTAATAGCCAATATCAATGAATTAGAGCAGGTTAACATCACCAATAAACAGAATCAGTTAAGCAATACCACGACCATTAATATTGCAGATGTTTCATCGATGCCATTGGTTTCGGGCAATTTTGAAACGCTACTGAAAACCTTACCCGGCGTATCTACAAATAATGAATTAAGTGCCCAGTATAGCGTTCGCGGAGGTAATTTTGATGAAAATCTGATTTATATCAATGATGTAGAAATTAACCGACCTGTGTTGATCCGCAACGGACAGCAGGAGGGACTAAGTTTTATCAATTCAGATCTCGTGAGTAAAGCGAAATTTTCTGCAGGTGGCTTTGAAGCGAAATATGGCGATAAACTTTCTTCTATTCTAGATATCAGGTACGATAAACCCGATAGCAATCAAACCATTTTTAGCACCAGCCTTTTAAATACTTCACTGACCACTAAAAGGATATTCAAAAACAGTTTCCTGCTGGCTGGTTTACGCTATAAAAACAATTCGAGTGTACTCATTAAACAAGATGAAAAGGGGAGTTATAGTCCCAATTTTGCCGACGCTCAATTGCTGTATCAATATGATTTTTCACCGAAATTTAATATCAGCTTTTTAGGCAGTTTTAATCTCGGGCAGTTTAAATTGGTGCCCACTAACCGGGAAACACAGTTTGGAACTTTAAATACGACGCTAAGGTTAAATGTTGATTATACTGGACAAGAAATCGATGACTACCGAACTTTAGGAAGTGCTGTTACGGCTACCTATTCCCCTAAAGCAAACCTGGTGATTAAGTTTATCAATAGTTATTTCAGCACCATAGAAAGAGAACGGTTCGACATTAACGGCAGTTATGTTTTTGATGAAGTAGATAATACTTTTTCAGGTGAAAATTTTGGCGTGGTTAATAAAAACAGGGGCATTGGCAGTTATTATAATTACGGAAGAAATAGTTTAAATACACAAATTTTTGCTTCTGAAATAAAAGTAGATCAGAATTTTAATAATCATGTTTTTTCCTGGGGCATAAAATTCGATCAATCGAAGTATGATGACCATTTAAATGAATACAACTATACTGATTCAGCGGGTTTTATTTTACCGAATAATTCGAAAAATATCACCTTGCAAAATGTGATTAACGTGCAGAACAATATCGATATTAAAAACTACAGTGCTTATATCCAGGATAGTTATTCGCTTTCAAATTCGGCAGAACTGCAATTGGGCGCCCGCGCTACCTACAGTTCGTTAAGCAAACAGTTGTTAATCAGTCCGAGGATGTTAATTGCTTACCGGCCCAATTCGAACAATAAAATTTTAAGGTTTTCTGCCGGCGTTTACAAACAACCGCCTTCCTACCGGACCATTCGTGATTTTTCGGGCGTCCTGAATATCGATCAGAAAGCGCAAAGCTCTTACAATACTTCACTGGGTTATGAATATGCTTTTGATGCTTTCGGAACGCGGTTAAAGTTCACTTCGGAGGCTTATTTTAAATATTCTGACCGATTGATCCCCTATAAAATAGATAACCTGAGAATTAAATATCTGGCAAATGAGGTATCACGTGGCTATGCTTATGGTGCCGATTTTAGCATTGGCGGAGAGTTTGTTAAAGATTTGGTTTCTTATTTCAGGATGTCGGTAATGCATGCCAACGAAGATATTATCGGCGATAGTTATGTACAAAACGGAACGACTATTTACCCTGGCTATTTAAAGCGGCCAACCGATCAACGCTTAAATTTCTCCATCTTTTTTCAGGATAAACTGTTAAATAGTCCTACGTATAAAGTGCATTTAAATGCCCTTTATGGCTCAAGGTTACCGATAGGTCCGTCACAAACACCAAGATATTTGGATAAGTTTTTTATTCCATCGTATAAACGTGTAGATATCGGTTTTTCTAAAGATTTTCTTGATGATGCCGCACTGCACAAACCTAAGTTTTTAGATAAAAATTTCAGTTCGGTTATACTGTTTTTCGAGGTTTTTAATATGCTGAACATTGACAACACAGTTTCATATCTGTGGCTAAAAGATGTAGATAATGTGCAGTATGCCATTCCTAATTATTTAACAGGAAGACAATTTAACCTCAAGTTGATCGTGAAATTGAAGAATAAGCCATAA
- a CDS encoding phosphoserine transaminase, which produces MKHNFGAGPCILPQEVFKQAAQAVLDFNDGLSILEISHRTTEFEAVVAEADKLVKELLNVPSGYSVLFLQGGASLQFAMVPMNLLGDGQTASYLDSGVWATKALKEAKFIGNVNVVASSKDANYTFIPKDFEIPADSAYFHYTSNNTIYGTELFEVPKTNVPVVCDMSSDIMSRVIDVSKFDLIYAGAQKNVGPAGLTIAIVKNEVLGKIDRKIPSMLNYQSHIDNDSMYNTPPVFSIYVALLNLRWLKSKGGVAEIEKENKQKAEALYREIDRNPLFKGTCAVEDRSRMNVCFVMENPELEKPFLKYAEEQGIVGIKGHRSVGGFRASMYNALPITSVHALVDAMQVFEEQQAKAN; this is translated from the coding sequence ATGAAGCATAATTTTGGCGCAGGCCCTTGTATTTTACCTCAAGAAGTGTTTAAACAAGCAGCTCAGGCTGTTTTAGATTTTAACGATGGATTATCAATTTTAGAGATTTCGCATAGAACAACCGAATTTGAGGCAGTTGTTGCTGAAGCTGATAAGTTGGTAAAGGAATTATTAAATGTGCCGTCGGGTTATTCCGTTTTATTTTTACAAGGTGGTGCAAGTTTACAGTTTGCAATGGTTCCGATGAACTTATTGGGCGATGGACAAACAGCGAGTTACTTAGATTCAGGCGTATGGGCAACCAAAGCATTAAAAGAAGCTAAATTTATCGGAAATGTAAATGTGGTGGCTTCTTCTAAAGATGCCAATTACACTTTTATTCCGAAGGATTTTGAAATCCCGGCTGATAGTGCTTATTTCCACTATACGTCAAATAACACCATTTACGGAACTGAGCTTTTCGAAGTACCTAAAACAAATGTTCCGGTTGTTTGCGATATGTCTTCTGATATTATGAGCCGTGTAATCGATGTTTCCAAATTCGATTTAATTTATGCCGGAGCGCAAAAAAATGTAGGTCCTGCAGGTTTAACCATCGCTATTGTTAAAAATGAAGTTTTAGGTAAAATTGACCGTAAAATTCCATCGATGCTGAACTACCAGTCGCATATCGACAATGATTCGATGTACAATACACCTCCTGTTTTCTCTATTTATGTAGCTTTATTAAACCTTCGTTGGTTAAAATCAAAAGGTGGCGTTGCTGAAATTGAAAAAGAAAATAAGCAAAAAGCTGAGGCACTTTACAGAGAGATAGATCGTAATCCGCTGTTTAAAGGAACCTGTGCAGTTGAAGACCGTTCTAGAATGAATGTTTGTTTCGTAATGGAAAATCCTGAATTGGAAAAACCATTCTTGAAATATGCTGAAGAGCAGGGTATTGTGGGTATTAAAGGACATAGAAGTGTTGGTGGTTTCCGTGCTTCGATGTATAATGCATTGCCAATTACAAGTGTACATGCCCTGGTAGATGCCATGCAGGTATTTGAAGAACAACAAGCAAAAGCAAATTAA
- a CDS encoding 3-phosphoglycerate dehydrogenase, which translates to MKILANDGIDPIGKELLEKAGFQVDTETVPQDQLAEALKNYDAITVRSATKVRKELIDAVPNIKLIGRGGVGMDNIDVEYARSQGINVVNTPAASSLSVAELVFSHLFTGIRFLQDANRKMPVEGSTQFNNLKKAYAKGTELSGKTIGIIGFGRIGRATAKVALGLGMNVLAYDLYPSESEITLEFQGGKSVSIPIKTVSLDEVITGSDFFSLHTPFADKPILGAEEFAKMKNGVGIVNCSRGGTIDELALIDALNSGKVSFAGLDVFDNEPTPLAEILTHPKISLTPHIGASTNEAQERIGTELATLIIEHFKK; encoded by the coding sequence ATTAAGATATTAGCAAACGATGGGATTGATCCGATCGGAAAAGAATTATTAGAAAAAGCAGGTTTTCAGGTTGATACCGAGACTGTTCCTCAGGATCAACTGGCTGAAGCTTTAAAAAACTACGATGCCATTACCGTACGTAGTGCAACAAAAGTTAGAAAAGAATTAATTGATGCCGTTCCAAATATCAAATTAATTGGTAGAGGTGGAGTAGGTATGGATAATATCGACGTAGAATACGCCCGCAGTCAGGGCATTAACGTGGTAAACACACCAGCTGCATCTTCACTATCAGTTGCCGAATTGGTTTTTTCTCACTTATTTACCGGTATCAGGTTTTTACAGGATGCCAACCGTAAAATGCCTGTAGAAGGTTCAACCCAATTCAACAACCTTAAAAAAGCTTATGCTAAAGGGACTGAATTAAGTGGTAAAACCATTGGTATTATCGGTTTTGGCCGTATCGGTCGCGCTACTGCAAAAGTGGCTTTAGGTTTAGGTATGAATGTTTTAGCTTATGATTTATATCCTTCAGAATCTGAAATCACTTTAGAATTCCAGGGTGGAAAATCAGTAAGTATTCCAATTAAAACGGTTTCTTTAGATGAGGTAATTACAGGAAGTGATTTCTTTAGTTTACATACGCCATTTGCCGATAAACCGATTTTAGGCGCAGAAGAGTTTGCTAAAATGAAAAACGGGGTAGGTATTGTTAACTGTTCACGCGGTGGCACAATTGATGAGCTGGCTTTAATTGATGCACTAAATTCTGGCAAAGTTTCTTTCGCTGGTTTAGATGTTTTCGATAACGAACCTACACCATTGGCAGAAATTTTAACACACCCTAAAATCTCTTTAACACCACATATTGGTGCCTCAACCAACGAAGCGCAAGAACGTATCGGCACAGAATTGGCCACGTTGATTATTGAGCATTTTAAGAAATAA